The following are encoded together in the Girardinichthys multiradiatus isolate DD_20200921_A chromosome X, DD_fGirMul_XY1, whole genome shotgun sequence genome:
- the LOC124862623 gene encoding interferon-induced 35 kDa protein homolog gives MSSDEDFSLVGKSDQNEDTLEGVQALIKEYQKKYSEILEEQKDIKDSTVEHQDMTQQFKKRTQKLTEALKKDEISFKEQIASDEAKLNALKQEKSDLMEELQRIEAEIEEEDSRNAHLRERADVFSKMPEKKFVFSGKIGKANDTEDFEMKPHITYPMEEGTALITFEEEDVAIKILEMRKHKVDLGEECRIIVEAQPVHLMMPSLVEIDTEICPQRILISNLPKMDTETMQNKLEIHFSKSKNGGGEVDCCEFLPDSGTVVITFVEKNIAERLTETEHHEVKLTQTKHKVRVTPFINGKITNLETRTSMCRRTVLLTGIPNVMDQETLQDMLEIHFQKNGNGGGEIESFLYNPLGQHTLALFSNVSSEDTEE, from the exons ATGTCATCAGACGAG GATTTCTCCCTGGTGGGAAAGTCGGACCAAAATGAAGACACCTTAGAGGGAGTCCAGGCTCTAATTAAGGAATACCAG AAAAAGTATTCTGAGATCCTGGAGGAGCAAAAGGACATAAAGGACTCCACTGTAGAACATCAGGATATGACCCAACAGTTCAAGAAACGCACACAAAAGCTGACAGAGGCCCTGAAAAAGGACGAGATCTCCTTCAAAGAACAGATCGCCAGTGACGag GCCAAGCTGAATGCGCTGAAGCAAGAGAAGAGTGATCTCATGGAGGAGTTACAGAGAATCGAGGCTGAAATCGAGGAAGAAGACTCCAGAAACGCCCATCTGAGGGAGCGGGCGGAT GTGTTCTCCAAAATGCCAGAGAAGAAGTTTGTCTTTTCTGGGAAGATAGGAAAGGCCAACGACACGGAGGACTTTGAGATGAAGCCTCACATCACTTACCCGATGGAAGAAGGAACGGCACTCATCACGTTCGAGGAGGAGGACG TGGCGATAAAAATTCTGGAAATGAGGAAACATAAAGTGGATCTGGGGGAAGAGTGCAGGATCATCGTGGAAGCCCAGCCGGTTCACCTGATGATGCCCAGTCTGGTCGAG ATCGACACTGAGATTTGTCCTCAGCGGATTTTAATCTCCAACCTACCCAAGATGGACACGGAGACTATGCAGAACAAACTGGAGATCCACTTCTCCAAATCCAAAAATGGAGGCGGCGAAGTGGACTGCTGCGAGTTCCTGCCAGACTCTGGGACGGTGGTCATCACGTTCGTGGAGAAAAACA TTGCAGAACGTTTGACCGAAACAGAACACCATGAAGTAAAGCTCACCCAAACAAAGCACAAAGTGAGAGTGACGCCTTTCATAAATGGAAAGATAACAAATTTGGAG ACCAGGACCTCCATGTGCCGTCGAACCGTTCTGCTGACAGGAATACCAAACGTCATGGACCAGGAGACTCTGCAGGACATGCTGGAAATCCACTTCCAGAAAAACGGCAACGGTGGAGGGGAGATTGAATCCTTCCTGTACAACCCACTGGGTCAGCACACCTTGGCCTTGTTCAGCAACGTCTCCTCAGAAGATACAGAGGAGTAG
- the LOC124862215 gene encoding 60S ribosomal protein L27, producing MGKFMKPGKVVMVLAGRYAGRKAVIVKNIDDGTTDRPYSHALVAGIDRYPRKVTTTMGKKKIAKRSKIKAFVKVFNYNHLMPTRYSVDIPLDKTVVNKDVFRDPALKRKARREAKVKFEERYKTGKNKWFFQKLRF from the exons ATGGGCAAGTTTATGAAGCCTGGAAAGGTGGTCATGGTCCTGGCTGGACGCTACGCCGGGCGTAAAGCTGTCATCGTCAAG AACATAGATGATGGCACCACCGACCGACCCTACAGCCACGCTCTGGTCGCAGGCATCGACCGCTACCCCCGTAAGGTGACCACCACCATGGGCAAGAAGAAGATTGCCAAGAGATCCAAGATCAAGGCCTTCGTCAAAGTTTTCAACTACAACCACCTCATGCCCACCAG ATACTCTGTGGATATTCCTCTGGACAAAACTGTCGTCAACAAGGATGTCTTCAGGGACCCTGCTCTCAAACGCAAAGCCAGGCGGGAGGCCAAGGTCAAGTTTGAGGAGAG GTACAAGACAGGCAAGAACAAGTGGTTCTTCCAGAAGCTTCGATTCTAA